From the genome of Flavobacteriales bacterium:
CTAGAAAATCGATGGACGAGGGTGCGTTGGATCTTTTGGCCAACAGAAGCACAAACTCCTTCAATTTGTTTCGAAGCATGGCCTCATCTGCTAGTTCAGGATTGTCTATAAGGATGGCAATACTCTGTCTGAAAGCGTCAAGTAATGCGTCTATCTGAACTTGTTTCAGGTTAAAATTGACACGAAAGGCCGGTAGGCTGAAGTCGGCTTCAAACAGCTCTTCCATAATAGACGGATGAAGAAGAACTCCGATCACGTCCACACCATCACCAAGCTGGCGTTGCTTGCGCGAAACTTCATAGAAAAAGTTGATGCACTTGGCCAAAAGCCCTTGCTGCTGGTCAATCTCCAGTAGTTGATCTTGCGCTCGAATCGAAAGCCGTCCTTCGTTCACAAAGATGAAACAGGCTTCCTCGGTAGCATATTCTTTTGCTTCTCTATTGAAATTAGGTTTGGTTACCCTTCCAAATACAGGAAGTCCCTTGTACATCAAAAACCTTTCGCTGACTTCCATGATCTGATGAAGAACGCAATAATTATGGTTCAGAAATCAACTCCATCCATTACTGAATGTCATTGCACGATCACCCTGCGTGTTTCGTTCACGTTTTCGCCCAATATCCTAACGAAATACATGCCTGAAGCTTCTTCATTCAGTTGAAACTGGCCTTCGTAAAAGCGATTTACATTCACAGTTCTTTCGCTCACTACCTGACCAATTGAATTGAGTAGCAGAATACGGAATTCGCCATTCATGCCGTCCATTTCCAAGGTGAATTGACCTTGATTCGGATTTGGGTAAACATTAATTCCCAATGGAGATTGTGCCTGTTGAACGTTGGCCAAAACCCCAACAGAAAAGCCATGGGTGATCTGACCTCCGAATTCAGATTCGAAGTATTTGTAGTAGCCACCTCCGTTCTCCTTCAGTCGGCAATATCCTGAACCTTGAGCAGTATAAGCCCAATAGGAAAGTCCGTCATCTTCCGAATCATAGAGGTTGAAAGTGTAGCAGCCTGGTGCCAGATCCAAGGTATCATTGTAGAGCGTGTTTGCGTCTGAATTGCTTCGTTCGGCAACCACATTTCCGTTGATGTCTACAACCTGCCAGTAATTCTCCGAAGGGAAATTGTTGGTCTTGTAGCGTACGATCAGATTGCCTTCATACACATCAGGCATGTCGAAAGTAGAGG
Proteins encoded in this window:
- a CDS encoding helix-turn-helix transcriptional regulator; its protein translation is MEVSERFLMYKGLPVFGRVTKPNFNREAKEYATEEACFIFVNEGRLSIRAQDQLLEIDQQQGLLAKCINFFYEVSRKQRQLGDGVDVIGVLLHPSIMEELFEADFSLPAFRVNFNLKQVQIDALLDAFRQSIAILIDNPELADEAMLRNKLKEFVLLLAKRSNAPSSIDFLAAMFKPNHVEFKTVVQSNLYSSLSVDELAKLCHMSTSSFKRKFKEVYGESPKTYIALKKIEKASNLLQIKSNRVSDVAYDVGFETVSTFNRSFKSVVGKSPTEYRLAQTA